The DNA window GATGTCCGCCAACTCCAATGCGGTAGCATCCTTCGGTCGCAATGAGGAATGGCAGAGGACCGAAGACTATGCGTGCCGTGTGAAGGATCATGGCTGGCGGCGCCGGGAAGGTGGCCTCCATCGCGCCGTCGATCAGGAAGTACACTGACGGTAGCACGAAGAGTACGAGCGCAACGAGTCCAAGCCAAACGCTGATCAACGCTAGTGGTAACATTCGAAGACGCTTACTCGTCGCGTGAGACGGAAAGGCGACGACCGTCACGAGGTACATCGGCAAGGCAAGGATCGTCCAGAACACAAAGCCCCAAAGCAGATCGGCGGGAATCCACCGAAGCGGCCAGTACGCCCAACAAGCGGCCAAGGCGAAGAGCACGACCTGAAACCCGAAGCGTCGGAAGACGAACAGGGACGCGAAGATCAGGCAGAGGAGAGAGAGCGACACGGGGGCGAGCGCCTCGAGCATGCCATCGAAATCAGTGATCAGCTCGCGGGTCCACAAAGTGAGAAACGTGAGAAGAGCAACGACGCTCGCGGTATAGACGACACTCAATCGAGCGGCAGCGGCGGCGACGCGGCGAAAGTGCCGGAATTCAACGGCGACACGTGATTCGAGAGACATAACGCGCTCCATCGGAGTCCTTCGACCAACGTATCGCTGATTGGTCGAGCGGGATGTTGTGAGTGCATTACGCTTCGATGAAAGTCACGGACGACATGCCCGTTCGCCATCGAATTGTTTACGAGCGCGTCCGACGCGACCATCCGGAACACGGACGCAATCACCGACACTGAAACGGCGAGGCATGGCTAATCTCGCAGCGGCCACCGGTGGTGTCTCGCGGCGCGCGCTCCGCGTGTGAGTCGCAACGCATGCGCGCAACCGGCATTCGTTCGATGGTACGCATGTCCGGTCGCTGGATGGGCATGCGCTCGACTCGTGTCGTGTCGGGTCGATACACCGGCATGCGATCCGACAGCCAGCACTTCGGCCGCGTGCTCCTGCTCACCGCGATGAAAGCAAGTAAGGGCAAAGCAATTCGCATCGACGCCTCCGCATTCACCAGGAGACGTGTGAGGAGGCGTGACTTGCACAGTCATCAGCGAGAACGGAGCGCTCCGCGCCTAGCCGACCTTACGTCCAGACTCCTCTGCGCGTGGGTACACTCGCCTTCGCACGCCCGCGATATCCCTCACAGGGCGCACCTCGATGCAGCCGATCTTCGACCAGGGGAAGGCGGACGCGATCCTCACGGCCTCATCTATGTTCTCGGCTTCGATGAGGTTGAACCCTCCCAGGACTTCCTTCGCCTCGGCGAACGGCCCGTCGGTGATCGTTAGGCGACCGCCGCGGCTTCGGAGCGACTTGGCTGTGGATGGAGGCTCCAACTGCTGCGACTCGAGGAGTGGTCCCTCCGCTCGCAGCTCATCGGCGTGCGACAGGCAGTTACGCATCATCGAATCGAACTCGCCGGCCGGGAGCGAATCGACCATCGAGTCGTCGACATAGATCAAAAGAAGGAACTGCACGGCATCCTCGCGTCTTGGGCTTGGGTAGCCTATCTCGCGAGTAAGCCGAGAGTCAAGCGTTGTCGCGTGAGGCTCCCGTCCTCACCGATTCAGCCAGTACGCCATCTTCACGAGGAACGTGTTCGTCGGATGAATCCGGAACAGATCGCCGTACTCCGTCATCCACGGCCGGTCCGAGTACGTGTTCGTGTCATCCTCGCGGCCGTGCGTCCAGACCAGGTACAGCGTCGACCCTGGCCGGTACTCCCATCGCAACACCGAGTTGCTGCGGAGTTGAATGGTCCTGAACGCGGTGTCGGTGCCGGCGGGTGGGATGTACGGTTGGAAGCGCGCGTCGTACGACGCCGCGCGAGGGGTGGCGCTCGTTTCTCGGACGTTCGTGTAGACGCCCGTCGCGACGAACGGCTGGCCATAGAACTCGAACGTGAGATCCTTCGTCAACGCATAGTCGACGCGCGTGCTCAGCGACACTTGGTGTTGGTCGAGATGAGCAAACGCATAATGGATGGCGTTCGACGCGTCGCTAAAATTGCCGAACCACTGCGTGTTGTCTTTTCCCCAGAAGATGTTCGGACCGACCGTCGCCTGAAGGCGGGTCGAGAAGCGGAGACTGACATACGGGCTGAGGCTCGTTCCCACGGTGCGGCCTTCGTCACCGAGGTTCATATTCACCCACATCCCGTACGACAACGGCCGGCGACTGTCGCTGTTGAAGCCGCCCCACGGATAGAACGCCCGTGATTGACGCAGCAGCGGCCCACCGCGCGTGCAGCGATCGCAAAAACTGGGTGTCAAGTGTGCGAACGTACTCCCCAGGTGTACGTCCCAGTTGTTGTTGAGGCCCATGTGGCCGTTGAAGTTGAACGCATTCTCGAGCCGGGCGCCCGACGTGTTCCACTGCTCCCAGTGGTTGCCATTGACCTGTGCCCACCGGTAGATGCCATGAGCATTCTGGAAACTCAGCGCTGCCCACGTGCTCCAGTCGAGGATGTCCGCACGCCGCAGATAACCGAGGTCGTTCACCTCGAAGCCCGGTGACATCCGGAGCAGGCTCGACTCGAAGCGCGTGACCCCGCCGCCGTACTTGCCGAACTTGATCTGCTCGCTGTGCCCCGAGAGTGACGTGCGGTTCGGATCCTCGATCGACTTGTCACCCGGCTGCTGGTAGTAGTGCACGGAGGAGCGTTGCGTGCTGTCGATAGCTTCCGCCGACCCCATGACCTGTGAGGCGGCGAACTGTCCCGCGAGCTCGTATTCCTTGTTGTGGAAACGATTGCGGAAGGTTGCGCCTCCGGTGTACGCGCTGCGGTGCATGAACGGCGTCGACCACTGATCGAGCGCGCGGTTGACCGCCGTTCCAATGACACTCACGCCGGCCTCGCCGCCACGCAGATCCTGCTGCGCGCGCACGACCGCGTAGTTCGTTCCAGGCTCGACGGTCTCATTGTCCAGTCCTTCGACGTGTTCCGTTGCCGCGTCGAGAACGCCAAACGAGAGACCATTTGCGGTGCGTCCCGTGAGCTTCGTCGCCGCGGCGATTGGCGTCGCCGTCGGCGTGCTCGCGTCGCCGTAGAGGCCGGTCAACGTCGGCGCGCGACCGATGCGTCGCGAGTAGAACAGACCTTCGTTCGTGCTGCAGTCGACGACGATGTAGCAGTTGAGCTGGAACTGATACAGACCTGTGCCCTCGACGAAGAAGGGTCGCTTCTCGGCGTAGAACGTCTCGAATGCCGAGAGGTTCAACACAGCGGGATCCGCTTCCACCTGGCCGAAATCGGGGTTGACCGTCGCGTCGAGCGTGACGTTCGGGGTGATACCGAATTTGAGATCGCCGCCGGCCGAGAGATCCTGGCCGCGGCCGAACTTGGCGTTAGGCAGAGTCCGCTCGACGTTCTTCGTGACGACGTACGGCGTCAGCTCGAGCCGCTGCGCCGTCGTGATGCCCGTGATACCGTCGAGCCGTCCGAGCTGCGACGCGAGGCCTGTTTTCTCGGGGGAATAAAGCGGCCACGAATCGCGCTCGGCGCGTCGCTCGAGATCACGCCACACACCAAAGCCGAACGTGTGATGTTGCAGGTGCGCGTAGCGGAGCTGCGAGAGCGGAATGCGGAACTCGGCGGTCCAACCTAACGAGTCGACGGCCGTCGCGACGTCCCAGATACCATTCCAGGAGTCATCTTCCTGGTTGTCGTTGCTGACCGCGTAGTCGCGCTTCACGCCGTCGGGGTTGACCGCGAACTCGTAGCCCGACCGTTTATCGCCATACGAGTCGACAATGATCTTGATCTGGTCCGACGGTCCGCGAACGTCGCGCCGCGAGAGCGCGTGCATGATGCTGTCAGGGTGCGGATCGTACATGCGCACGAAGACGTACAGATTGTGTTCGTCGTAGGCGACCTGGAACTCCGTTTTGAACGATGGGTCCACATCGACGTGCGGTGCGAATTGTCGGAACGTCGAGATCCTGGCCGCGCCTTGCCACGCTTCGTCGTCGTTATGCCCATCGAGAACGGGTGCGCGCCGCGTCCGCACCGCGATCGCCGTTATGGCGGCGGTGTGCGGGTCCGGCGCCGAGGCGAGCACGGCTGATGATGTCGCATGCTGCGGCGGCATTGCCAGCAACAGCGCGTTTATCGCGAGGTTCGGGAGGAGCATCGGGTCCACTTGACGTGATGACCCGAGTTGGACAGTGATCAAGCGTGGAGGGTTGGGACCGTGGATGCTCCTTCTCAAGTGGAGCTATCAACGGTCTGAGTGGTCGAAAGACCGCGGCGGCGTCAACCCATCATTCGAGCGAGAAAAAGGCCGCGTCCATCCACCCCGTGAGGATCGTGGGTCGCCAACAGGCCCGCCTGTTGAAAGGAGTCTAAGATTTCCTCGGTGGTGAAGAGCCCCAGCTCGTGCATTTCCGTCACATGCTCGATCCCGCTCGCGCGGCCGATGAGATACTCGAAACGAATACGCGAGAGGCGGCCGTCGACCTCCGTATGCGCCATGCGCGCGACGCGGACGTCGTTCGATTCGGCGGTGTTGATGCTCACGCGGCCGTGCTGCATCACTCCCGGCGCGAACCAGGGCTCGACGAGCACGATGCCGCCCGGCGCCAGATGCGCACGGAACCGCTCGAGCGCACGGCGTACGTTGTCGAGCGTGCGCACATATCCGATCGAGCTGAACAAACACTGAACGACATCGTAGCGCGTGGGCACGGCGAAAGATGTCATATCCCCCTCGTACACATGTCCGCGCGGCAGCTTGGCGCGCGCGATCCGCACGAATGCAGGGTCCAGATCGAGCCCGTCGACCTCGAAACCATGCCGCTCGCTCAGAATGCGAGCATGCTCTGCGGTTCCGCACGCGACGTCGAGCACCGTGCGTGCGCCGGGATGCTCACGCCGAATCAGCGCGGCCAGCGCCACGCACTCGGCGTCATAGTTCTTGAATGTCGAGTAGATGAGATCGTACAGCTCGGCCGATTCGGAGAACATCGTCGTTACTCGACTTTCTCGACGCTCACTTCCACCACCGATTCATCCGCGACGGCGAAGACGCGGTCGTCTTCTGCAGGCTCGATGATGCCCAAACCTGTGAAATCCCCGAAGGCAGGCAACACGATGCCCGCCGCCGTTACCCAGAAGCAGGGAAGGCGCAGGTGTTGACGGCCCGGTCCGCTCAGCCGCACAGCAGGATGCACATGGCCGGCAATGACGTAGCGTGCCTCCATCGCGGTCGGGTGATGCACAAAGGCGAATGGCCCTTCGCGAAGCGGCGCGTCCACGCACCGGATGCCTAACGACTGAGGCGGGTCGCCCGCTGATCGGTCGTGGTTGCCGCGCACGAGCACGACATCGAGTGACCGGTGTGACGTCCGCCACTCGCCGACGACGCGGAGCGTCTCTGCTGCGCGTCCTTCGCGCGCGTGGAGGAGGTCGCCAAGGAAGATGAGCCGCTTCGCGCCGGTGCATTCGAGCGAGCCATCGAGGCGTGCGAGCGTCGCGGACGTCGTACCGCGCGGGACGAAAATCCCGCTGGCACGAAAGGTCGCCGCCTTCCCGACGTGGGCGTCGGCGACGAACAGCGTCGCCGCGGCGGGCCAATACAGTGATCGGTCGGGCATCAACAGCACGTCTTCGCCAGCGAGCGTAATCGTTATGCTCATCCAGCCGCCTTCTCCAGCGCGACCTGCATGCGCTTGATGCGGTCGGCCAACGTCTCCG is part of the Gemmatimonadaceae bacterium genome and encodes:
- a CDS encoding YciI family protein, whose protein sequence is MQFLLLIYVDDSMVDSLPAGEFDSMMRNCLSHADELRAEGPLLESQQLEPPSTAKSLRSRGGRLTITDGPFAEAKEVLGGFNLIEAENIDEAVRIASAFPWSKIGCIEVRPVRDIAGVRRRVYPRAEESGRKVG
- a CDS encoding DUF5916 domain-containing protein; translation: MLLPNLAINALLLAMPPQHATSSAVLASAPDPHTAAITAIAVRTRRAPVLDGHNDDEAWQGAARISTFRQFAPHVDVDPSFKTEFQVAYDEHNLYVFVRMYDPHPDSIMHALSRRDVRGPSDQIKIIVDSYGDKRSGYEFAVNPDGVKRDYAVSNDNQEDDSWNGIWDVATAVDSLGWTAEFRIPLSQLRYAHLQHHTFGFGVWRDLERRAERDSWPLYSPEKTGLASQLGRLDGITGITTAQRLELTPYVVTKNVERTLPNAKFGRGQDLSAGGDLKFGITPNVTLDATVNPDFGQVEADPAVLNLSAFETFYAEKRPFFVEGTGLYQFQLNCYIVVDCSTNEGLFYSRRIGRAPTLTGLYGDASTPTATPIAAATKLTGRTANGLSFGVLDAATEHVEGLDNETVEPGTNYAVVRAQQDLRGGEAGVSVIGTAVNRALDQWSTPFMHRSAYTGGATFRNRFHNKEYELAGQFAASQVMGSAEAIDSTQRSSVHYYQQPGDKSIEDPNRTSLSGHSEQIKFGKYGGGVTRFESSLLRMSPGFEVNDLGYLRRADILDWSTWAALSFQNAHGIYRWAQVNGNHWEQWNTSGARLENAFNFNGHMGLNNNWDVHLGSTFAHLTPSFCDRCTRGGPLLRQSRAFYPWGGFNSDSRRPLSYGMWVNMNLGDEGRTVGTSLSPYVSLRFSTRLQATVGPNIFWGKDNTQWFGNFSDASNAIHYAFAHLDQHQVSLSTRVDYALTKDLTFEFYGQPFVATGVYTNVRETSATPRAASYDARFQPYIPPAGTDTAFRTIQLRSNSVLRWEYRPGSTLYLVWTHGREDDTNTYSDRPWMTEYGDLFRIHPTNTFLVKMAYWLNR
- a CDS encoding class I SAM-dependent methyltransferase, which translates into the protein MFSESAELYDLIYSTFKNYDAECVALAALIRREHPGARTVLDVACGTAEHARILSERHGFEVDGLDLDPAFVRIARAKLPRGHVYEGDMTSFAVPTRYDVVQCLFSSIGYVRTLDNVRRALERFRAHLAPGGIVLVEPWFAPGVMQHGRVSINTAESNDVRVARMAHTEVDGRLSRIRFEYLIGRASGIEHVTEMHELGLFTTEEILDSFQQAGLLATHDPHGVDGRGLFLARMMG
- the pdeM gene encoding ligase-associated DNA damage response endonuclease PdeM gives rise to the protein MSITITLAGEDVLLMPDRSLYWPAAATLFVADAHVGKAATFRASGIFVPRGTTSATLARLDGSLECTGAKRLIFLGDLLHAREGRAAETLRVVGEWRTSHRSLDVVLVRGNHDRSAGDPPQSLGIRCVDAPLREGPFAFVHHPTAMEARYVIAGHVHPAVRLSGPGRQHLRLPCFWVTAAGIVLPAFGDFTGLGIIEPAEDDRVFAVADESVVEVSVEKVE